The following proteins are co-located in the Leptospira weilii genome:
- a CDS encoding MFS transporter: protein MTQAKTKHDPFQALKIPDYRFFLFGKFMVTLSISIQTTVVGWQMYHLTGSNLHVGFIGLAEAIPSITMALFSGLVIDSFPRKKIVTSALGLLSICSLLLLILVFPNMNWILRESGVYPIYGVIFLSGIARGFLNPATAAFQTQLVDKETFPNAATWSGIAWQTSLVLGPLMGGMLIVFGLYLAYSADLLLMSFGLILMLLVKGKPVPEKPDSVESVWESLSSGWKFVSTHQIILGAISLDLFAVLFGGAVALLPSFTEKILGQSPEIFGILRSAQGVGAVLCAFFIAAKPPKKHSGWILLSCVLGFGICIIFFGLSNDYRISFFCLAAAGAFDMVSVVIRHTIVQMHTPDHMRGRVSAVNYIFIGSSNEIGEFESGVTAEWLGIRRSIVVGGILTLLTVGFVGTIAPRLRKMQLKDIL, encoded by the coding sequence ATGACTCAAGCCAAAACAAAACACGATCCCTTTCAAGCCCTGAAAATCCCTGATTACCGTTTCTTCCTTTTCGGCAAGTTTATGGTGACTCTTTCCATCAGCATTCAAACCACCGTCGTTGGTTGGCAGATGTATCATCTCACCGGAAGCAATTTGCACGTCGGTTTTATCGGTCTCGCGGAGGCGATTCCTTCCATTACGATGGCCTTGTTTTCCGGTCTTGTGATCGATTCCTTTCCGAGAAAAAAAATCGTCACTTCCGCTCTGGGTCTTTTATCAATCTGTTCCCTACTTTTACTAATATTAGTATTTCCTAATATGAATTGGATCCTTCGAGAGTCAGGCGTGTATCCGATTTACGGCGTGATCTTTCTTTCCGGAATCGCGAGAGGTTTTTTAAATCCGGCGACCGCCGCATTTCAAACACAGCTTGTGGATAAGGAAACATTTCCAAACGCCGCGACCTGGAGTGGAATCGCCTGGCAGACTTCCTTGGTCCTCGGCCCCCTTATGGGAGGAATGTTGATCGTCTTCGGTCTTTATCTTGCGTATTCGGCGGACCTTCTTTTGATGAGTTTCGGTTTGATTTTGATGTTACTCGTAAAAGGAAAGCCCGTTCCCGAAAAACCGGATTCGGTCGAAAGCGTTTGGGAAAGTTTAAGTTCCGGTTGGAAATTTGTCTCCACACACCAAATCATCCTAGGTGCGATCTCTTTGGATTTGTTCGCGGTCCTTTTCGGAGGAGCCGTCGCTCTTCTTCCTTCTTTTACGGAAAAAATTCTGGGACAAAGCCCCGAGATTTTCGGAATTCTTCGTTCGGCCCAAGGAGTCGGAGCCGTCTTATGTGCTTTTTTTATCGCCGCCAAGCCGCCAAAAAAACATTCCGGTTGGATCCTTCTATCTTGCGTGCTTGGCTTCGGAATTTGTATTATTTTTTTCGGACTTTCCAACGATTATCGAATTTCGTTTTTCTGTCTTGCGGCCGCAGGCGCGTTCGACATGGTCAGCGTAGTGATTCGCCACACAATCGTTCAAATGCACACTCCGGATCATATGAGAGGGAGAGTTTCCGCAGTAAATTATATCTTTATCGGTTCCTCAAACGAAATCGGAGAATTCGAATCGGGTGTTACCGCGGAATGGCTCGGAATCAGAAGATCGATCGTCGTAGGTGGAATTTTGACCCTCTTAACGGTGGGATTTGTAGGAACAATCGCCCCCCGACTTCGAAAGATGCAACTGAAGGATATTCTTTAA
- a CDS encoding TolC family protein produces the protein MEHKKESTYGKFGTFFISGIIFFTTIQPTIGEDILPKEVTVEEEKGNSGDLKNVLRLTLKDAVNHVLEKNITIQNAKMEYIKADGGELKNESQFTWNLIGGITIFKTTLPNNRNNIFLGTKQSQDKLSVGIEKNFKTGTYVKLEASTTRFDSSAFEDPRTTPSSLAILAIPPQYTSALTITLSQEILKYSFGKTQKEKEAILRQNTVIKREELVYILSQLVVQTLIQYWSLNIYDSNVKTLQDLESNTRNIRDLTTRKRNLGLSEGFEVNLWNSILSQTAGNLEKAKVSRKEAERNLIRILNADPSSKVEGVTDLQENVPVDFNVEKDYIYALEHRTDLKNLRKQREIAELNLKIKEAEDMPSLKLSGAYSTRGQNIVSPQQNVMDTNRGIASFKYPEAYAAFQFSYPLWDKGIKADIRNAKLDVENLEKKEAELKLSIKEELENRYATILAGKDILEGAKKRREEANKFYRGLSERFRQGRFTAVAVKTALDNVIQSELQVTQAKIQLNIDILRYELAKNHIFEKFGVNVNDIIDRLMKIQTDLNTAALEQK, from the coding sequence ATGGAGCATAAAAAAGAAAGTACTTATGGAAAATTCGGAACTTTTTTTATTTCAGGAATCATTTTTTTTACAACGATTCAGCCTACAATTGGAGAGGACATTTTACCTAAGGAAGTTACCGTAGAAGAAGAAAAAGGGAATTCCGGAGATTTGAAAAACGTACTTCGTCTGACTCTGAAAGATGCGGTGAATCATGTGCTCGAAAAGAACATTACGATCCAAAACGCGAAGATGGAGTACATAAAAGCGGACGGAGGAGAACTCAAAAACGAATCCCAATTCACTTGGAATCTAATCGGCGGAATCACTATCTTTAAAACAACTCTTCCCAACAATAGAAACAACATCTTTTTGGGAACCAAACAAAGCCAAGATAAACTCAGCGTAGGTATCGAAAAAAATTTTAAAACAGGAACTTATGTGAAATTGGAAGCGAGCACCACTCGTTTCGATTCAAGCGCCTTCGAAGATCCTCGTACCACTCCTTCAAGCTTAGCCATACTCGCCATTCCTCCGCAATATACGAGCGCTTTGACGATCACTCTCAGTCAGGAAATTTTAAAGTACAGCTTCGGAAAAACTCAGAAGGAAAAAGAGGCCATTTTAAGACAAAACACCGTGATCAAAAGAGAAGAGCTGGTTTATATTCTTTCTCAACTCGTGGTTCAAACCTTGATTCAATACTGGAGTTTGAACATCTACGATTCGAACGTGAAAACTTTACAAGACTTAGAATCCAACACGAGAAACATACGCGATTTAACCACAAGAAAACGGAATTTAGGTCTTTCCGAAGGTTTCGAAGTCAATCTTTGGAACTCCATTCTTTCCCAAACTGCTGGAAATTTAGAAAAAGCAAAAGTTTCGCGCAAAGAGGCGGAAAGAAATCTAATTCGAATTTTAAACGCTGATCCGTCCTCTAAAGTCGAAGGCGTCACCGATCTTCAAGAGAACGTTCCTGTGGATTTCAACGTGGAAAAAGATTATATCTACGCTTTAGAACACAGAACCGATCTGAAAAATCTTCGGAAACAAAGAGAAATCGCAGAACTCAATTTGAAAATCAAGGAAGCCGAAGACATGCCTTCTTTGAAACTTTCAGGCGCCTACTCCACAAGAGGGCAAAATATCGTTTCTCCACAACAAAATGTCATGGATACAAATCGAGGAATTGCTTCCTTTAAATATCCGGAAGCGTATGCGGCTTTTCAATTTTCTTATCCGCTTTGGGATAAAGGTATCAAAGCAGATATCCGAAACGCGAAGTTAGATGTTGAAAATTTAGAAAAAAAAGAAGCGGAATTGAAACTTTCCATCAAAGAAGAATTAGAAAATCGTTATGCGACGATCTTAGCCGGAAAAGATATTCTAGAAGGCGCTAAAAAAAGAAGGGAAGAAGCCAATAAGTTCTATAGAGGTCTTTCAGAGCGCTTTCGTCAGGGAAGATTTACCGCAGTCGCTGTAAAAACCGCGTTGGATAACGTAATCCAATCCGAATTACAGGTAACTCAGGCTAAAATCCAACTGAACATTGATATTCTTCGTTACGAACTCGCAAAAAACCATATCTTCGAGAAATTTGGCGTGAACGTTAACGATATCATCGATCGATTGATGAAGATACAAACAGACCTGAATACCGCCGCTTTAGAACAAAAATAA
- a CDS encoding M1 family aminopeptidase, producing the protein MDAPNILTQAEAVKRAELIDQVSYEIHLDLKAGSSTYQGETKILFFYTGKGKGKLKIDFVSKKIEVFLLNGKELSNYSKTDSFLDLPQESLKPGKNEIRIRYTNDYNHSGSGFHQFRDPSDGSEYLHTDFEPFEAHRMFPCFDQPDLKATYELSLVGPKEWKYIHNTLPAKEQIEKERIEIRFQKTALFSTYLFALIAGPYEVREDRYKNIPLRILCRKSLAKYLDAENLFAITKESFGFLESYFDLPYPYGKYDQIFVPEFNMGAMENVGAVTFSEHYIFRSPRIYSEYLGRANTIYHEMVHMWFGNLVTMKWWNDLWLNESFADYLSYYAMSHGKLFPDALEHFYVREEWAYKEDQLSTTHPIAGNAENTLDAISNFDGISYSKGASVLRQLMYYIGEDTFRNAMRKYFRKFANSNTVQADFLDTMSETSGIDIRSWSKEWLDTTGVNTLLPEWKQEHLLIRQLPSEKNGLYRTHALEVTIFTLKGEFFEAVWKSRIDVKGQETILPYSLFQNADFHKSKNPKMQESVVKTTNPDKHISGSSEIVVLNTNDYAYAKTYLPKDGILLLKTSLNKLKDRFARRILWGSLWQMTRDAEISPKDFLELVFQQGIYEEDLSVRSSHILTKASSITSNYLKRENKEEWSAKLNELAKNGLENPSIAEEEKIVWYRILESTSRTPNQLSYLKDLLEGKIIISGIKIDQERRWSILTRLSAFGDKNALDLIEKEEKADTSDLGAKKAYGARVAYPDPKSKSAAWKEFTDPNTKYSTDMLRYGMRGFYWDHQEEILKDYENLYFESVIGIYKDRDSHFSSAFGNLLFPSLEPNQTLVDKTNRFLKEQKEIPALLKKDLKQHRDDLERTVKILAKQ; encoded by the coding sequence ATGGACGCTCCCAATATACTTACCCAAGCAGAAGCCGTCAAAAGGGCGGAGCTGATTGATCAGGTCAGTTACGAAATTCATTTAGACCTCAAAGCAGGTTCTTCCACATATCAGGGAGAAACTAAAATTTTATTCTTTTATACCGGCAAAGGGAAAGGAAAACTCAAAATAGACTTTGTCTCGAAGAAGATCGAAGTATTTTTGTTAAACGGAAAAGAATTATCCAATTATTCGAAAACCGATTCTTTCCTGGATCTTCCGCAAGAATCCTTAAAACCCGGAAAGAACGAAATTAGGATCCGTTACACAAACGACTACAACCACAGCGGTTCCGGATTTCATCAGTTCCGGGATCCTTCCGACGGTTCCGAATATCTCCACACAGATTTCGAACCTTTCGAAGCGCACCGAATGTTTCCGTGTTTCGATCAACCCGACTTGAAAGCGACGTATGAGCTTTCCCTTGTCGGACCGAAAGAATGGAAATACATTCACAACACTCTTCCTGCCAAGGAACAAATCGAAAAAGAAAGAATCGAAATTCGTTTTCAAAAAACCGCTCTGTTTTCCACGTATTTGTTCGCTTTGATCGCCGGTCCTTACGAAGTCCGGGAAGACCGTTATAAGAACATCCCATTAAGAATTCTGTGTAGGAAATCCCTCGCCAAATATCTAGATGCGGAGAACCTTTTTGCGATCACAAAAGAATCCTTTGGATTTTTAGAATCTTATTTCGATCTTCCGTATCCGTATGGAAAATACGATCAGATTTTTGTTCCGGAGTTTAATATGGGTGCTATGGAAAACGTGGGAGCCGTTACCTTTTCGGAGCATTACATTTTCAGAAGTCCCCGTATTTATTCCGAGTATCTAGGAAGAGCCAATACGATCTATCACGAGATGGTTCATATGTGGTTCGGCAATTTGGTTACGATGAAATGGTGGAACGATCTCTGGTTAAACGAAAGTTTTGCCGATTATCTTTCCTACTACGCGATGTCCCACGGAAAATTATTTCCGGACGCTCTCGAACACTTTTACGTTCGAGAAGAATGGGCTTACAAAGAAGATCAACTTTCCACGACCCATCCCATAGCGGGAAATGCGGAAAACACGTTAGACGCTATTAGTAACTTTGACGGAATCTCCTATTCCAAAGGGGCCTCCGTGCTTCGTCAGCTGATGTATTATATCGGGGAAGACACGTTCCGAAACGCGATGCGAAAATACTTTCGAAAATTCGCGAATTCGAATACGGTTCAAGCGGACTTTTTAGATACGATGTCCGAAACTTCCGGAATCGATATCCGTAGTTGGAGTAAGGAATGGCTCGACACGACCGGAGTGAACACGCTTCTTCCCGAATGGAAACAAGAACATTTGTTGATCCGACAATTACCTTCCGAAAAAAACGGCCTTTACAGAACGCACGCCTTGGAAGTAACAATCTTTACTCTCAAAGGAGAATTTTTCGAAGCCGTCTGGAAAAGTAGGATCGATGTAAAAGGACAAGAAACCATTCTCCCTTATAGCTTGTTTCAAAATGCGGATTTTCATAAAAGCAAAAATCCAAAGATGCAAGAATCCGTCGTAAAAACGACAAATCCCGACAAACATATATCCGGATCTTCCGAAATCGTAGTATTAAACACAAACGACTACGCATACGCAAAGACTTATCTTCCGAAAGACGGAATCCTTCTCTTAAAAACTTCCTTGAACAAACTGAAAGACCGTTTCGCGAGAAGAATCCTCTGGGGCTCTCTGTGGCAGATGACGCGCGATGCGGAAATTTCTCCCAAGGATTTTTTGGAACTTGTGTTTCAACAGGGAATTTACGAAGAGGATCTTTCCGTTCGAAGCAGTCATATCCTGACCAAGGCGTCCTCCATCACGTCAAATTACCTGAAGAGGGAAAACAAGGAAGAATGGTCCGCGAAGCTAAACGAACTGGCTAAAAACGGGCTCGAAAATCCTTCTATTGCGGAAGAGGAAAAAATCGTCTGGTATAGAATTCTCGAAAGTACGTCCAGAACTCCCAATCAACTTTCCTACTTAAAGGACCTTTTGGAAGGAAAGATCATAATCTCCGGAATTAAAATCGACCAGGAAAGAAGATGGAGTATTTTAACGAGACTTTCCGCATTTGGAGATAAGAACGCGTTAGACCTCATTGAAAAAGAAGAAAAAGCGGACACATCCGATCTCGGCGCGAAAAAAGCATATGGAGCCAGAGTCGCGTATCCCGATCCAAAATCGAAATCCGCCGCCTGGAAAGAATTTACGGATCCTAATACAAAATATTCCACGGACATGCTCCGCTACGGAATGAGAGGTTTTTATTGGGATCACCAGGAAGAAATCCTAAAAGATTACGAGAATTTATACTTCGAATCCGTGATCGGAATTTATAAAGACCGCGATTCCCATTTTTCTTCCGCATTCGGAAATCTCTTATTTCCAAGCTTGGAACCGAATCAGACCCTCGTGGACAAAACAAATCGCTTTCTCAAAGAACAAAAAGAGATTCCCGCTCTTCTTAAAAAAGATCTCAAACAACACCGAGATGATTTGGAAAGAACCGTGAAAATTCTCGCCAAACAATAG
- a CDS encoding ATP-dependent helicase, whose protein sequence is MKLSSEQEKAVNHVNGPILIFAGAGSGKTRVISNRIAHLIENVGVSAGKIVALSFTNKSAREMEERVRKMIPKQKLKGIVLSTFHSLGLNMLKKHIGLLGYKQPFLLMNQNDQEGFLTTLLIANKVELKKAKVSEILGKISRIKNSGPAYREYLDSSLLESDQIANLVYDSYQATLKEQNSLDFDDLILLPGILLRDFAEVREEYRKKFQYFMVDEFQDTNQTQYVFLRALMGENRNLCVVGDDDQSIYAFRGSDLSLILNFEKDFPEANVVRLLENYRSTSVIIRGANSLIKNNLSRRSKELFSSISGGKKIRYLERMDEKDEAAYVVDCIREEVVKDARLGSQIAILFRTNFQTRPFEEELRSRSIPYKLVGGYNFFDRKEVRDMISYIRLIANTRDDASLLRILNYPKRGIGPGSVSAIHEKASQMGESLYEILFRICESPDFIPGLQKKIQSEIYNFVNLIERTKKKFSAAPKMYFALREFIQEVGIEKEILLEEKDEKVAKARSFNLSELVNMMSYFEENHDSPEKPTLFDFINRLNLLMEDESPSDEDKKDNRIQLLTIHQSKGLEFESVYVPGMEEGILPNSRVLTEESSVDEERRLLYVAMTRARKHLCLTGAANRRKFGEQTATQASRFLMEIDPETMDWVSNDEVRQQETEDFFAELEKLKTGS, encoded by the coding sequence ATGAAACTAAGCTCTGAACAGGAAAAAGCAGTTAATCACGTAAACGGACCGATCCTCATTTTTGCCGGCGCTGGTTCCGGAAAAACTCGAGTTATCTCGAATCGAATCGCTCATTTAATCGAAAACGTGGGAGTTTCCGCGGGCAAAATCGTAGCCCTTTCTTTTACGAATAAGAGCGCCAGGGAAATGGAAGAACGGGTTCGAAAAATGATTCCGAAACAAAAACTCAAAGGAATTGTTTTATCTACGTTTCATTCTTTGGGCTTGAACATGCTCAAGAAACATATCGGACTTTTGGGATACAAACAACCTTTTCTATTGATGAATCAGAACGATCAGGAAGGGTTTTTAACTACATTATTGATTGCTAATAAAGTCGAACTGAAAAAAGCGAAAGTTTCCGAAATTCTCGGAAAGATATCTCGGATCAAAAACTCGGGGCCCGCGTACAGAGAATATCTGGATTCTTCGCTTTTGGAATCCGATCAGATCGCCAACCTGGTTTACGACAGTTATCAGGCTACGCTCAAGGAGCAAAACTCGCTCGATTTCGACGACCTCATCCTTTTGCCGGGAATATTGCTTAGGGATTTTGCGGAAGTCCGCGAAGAGTATCGTAAGAAGTTTCAATACTTCATGGTGGATGAGTTTCAAGATACGAACCAAACACAATACGTATTCTTAAGAGCCCTCATGGGAGAGAATCGGAATCTTTGTGTGGTCGGAGACGACGACCAATCCATCTACGCGTTTCGAGGATCGGATCTAAGTCTGATTTTAAACTTTGAGAAGGATTTTCCCGAAGCTAACGTTGTGCGTCTCTTGGAAAATTATAGATCGACTTCGGTGATCATTCGGGGAGCCAATTCGCTTATCAAAAACAATCTTTCCCGAAGGTCGAAAGAATTGTTCTCTTCCATTTCCGGAGGAAAAAAGATCCGTTACCTGGAAAGGATGGACGAGAAGGACGAGGCGGCTTACGTCGTGGATTGTATTCGGGAGGAAGTCGTCAAGGATGCGAGACTAGGAAGTCAGATTGCGATTTTATTCAGGACCAATTTTCAAACGCGACCTTTCGAGGAAGAATTAAGAAGCAGATCCATACCTTATAAACTCGTGGGAGGGTATAACTTTTTCGATCGAAAGGAAGTTCGGGATATGATCTCCTACATCCGACTGATTGCGAATACAAGGGACGACGCTTCTCTATTAAGGATTTTGAATTATCCGAAACGGGGAATCGGACCGGGAAGTGTTTCTGCGATCCACGAGAAGGCTTCCCAAATGGGGGAATCCTTGTACGAGATTTTATTCCGAATCTGCGAGTCTCCCGATTTTATTCCCGGTCTGCAAAAAAAGATCCAGTCCGAAATTTACAATTTTGTAAACCTTATTGAAAGGACAAAAAAGAAATTCTCCGCGGCGCCTAAGATGTACTTCGCACTCCGGGAGTTTATTCAGGAAGTGGGAATTGAAAAAGAGATTCTACTCGAAGAAAAAGACGAAAAGGTCGCCAAGGCTCGGTCTTTCAATCTTTCCGAACTCGTAAATATGATGTCTTATTTCGAGGAGAATCACGATTCTCCCGAAAAGCCGACGTTGTTCGATTTTATTAACCGACTGAATTTACTCATGGAAGACGAGAGTCCTTCCGATGAGGATAAGAAAGACAATCGGATACAGCTTCTCACGATCCATCAGTCCAAAGGTCTGGAATTCGAATCGGTTTATGTCCCAGGCATGGAAGAGGGAATTCTCCCCAACTCCAGAGTATTGACGGAGGAATCCTCGGTGGACGAGGAGAGACGTCTACTCTACGTGGCTATGACTCGCGCAAGGAAGCATTTATGCTTGACAGGGGCCGCAAATCGACGCAAGTTTGGGGAGCAAACGGCTACCCAGGCTTCCCGGTTCCTCATGGAAATTGATCCGGAGACTATGGATTGGGTTTCTAACGACGAGGTTCGACAGCAAGAGACCGAAGATTTCTTCGCCGAGCTTGAAAAATTGAAAACTGGATCATAG
- a CDS encoding thioredoxin domain-containing protein: protein MQFSSRGPNRLSKEKSPYLQQHAYNPVDWFPWGEEALTKAREQNKLIFLSIGYATCHWCHVMEKESFENQMVADYLNSHFVSIKVDREERPDIDRIYMDALHAMDQQGGWPLNIFLTPDGKPITGGTYFPPEPRYGRKSFLEILNILRKIWNEKRQELIVASSELSRYLKDSGEGRAIEKQEGSLPSENCFDSGFSLYESYYDAEFGGFKTNHVNKFPPSMGLSFLLRYYHSSGNPRALEMVENTLLAMKQGGIYDQIGGGLCRYSTDHHWMVPHFEKMLYDNSLFLETLVECSQVSKKISAKSFALDVISYLHRDMRIVGGGICSAEDADSEGEEGLFYIWDFEEFREVCGEDSQILEKFWNVTKKGNFEGKNILHESYRSEATKFSEEEWKRIDSVLERGRAKLLERRSKRVRPLRDDKILTSWNGLYIKALAKAGVAFQREDFLKLAEETYSFIEKNLIDPNGRILRRFRDGESGILGYSNDYAEMISSSIALFEAGCGIRYLKNAVLWMEDAIRLFRSPAGVFFDTGNDGEVLLRRSVDGYDGVEPSANSSLAYSLVKLSLLGIDSARYGEFAESIFLYFTKELSINSLSYPHLLSAYWTYRRHSKEIVLIRKDTDFGKDLLAAIQTRFLPDSVLAVVNENELEEARKLSTLFDSRDSGGNALVYVCENFSCKLPVSNLADLKKWIE, encoded by the coding sequence ATGCAATTCAGCTCCCGTGGTCCGAATCGACTTTCAAAAGAAAAAAGTCCTTATCTCCAACAACATGCATATAATCCCGTGGATTGGTTTCCATGGGGTGAGGAAGCCCTAACCAAAGCAAGGGAGCAGAACAAACTCATTTTTTTATCCATAGGCTATGCGACCTGTCACTGGTGTCATGTCATGGAAAAAGAATCCTTTGAGAACCAAATGGTCGCGGATTATCTCAATTCTCATTTCGTATCGATCAAAGTGGATCGTGAAGAAAGACCCGATATCGACAGGATCTATATGGACGCGTTACACGCTATGGATCAACAAGGCGGTTGGCCTCTTAATATCTTTTTGACTCCGGATGGGAAGCCGATTACTGGAGGAACCTATTTTCCTCCGGAACCCAGATACGGAAGAAAAAGTTTTTTAGAAATTTTGAATATTCTTAGAAAGATTTGGAACGAAAAGCGACAGGAATTGATCGTAGCTTCCTCCGAACTTTCTCGATATTTGAAAGATTCCGGAGAAGGTCGGGCCATAGAAAAGCAAGAAGGGAGCCTCCCTTCGGAGAATTGTTTTGATTCCGGATTTTCACTTTACGAAAGTTATTATGACGCCGAGTTCGGAGGATTTAAAACCAATCACGTCAATAAGTTCCCTCCGAGTATGGGACTTTCGTTTTTACTCCGATATTATCATTCTTCCGGAAATCCAAGGGCTTTGGAGATGGTGGAGAATACACTCCTTGCAATGAAACAAGGAGGAATCTACGATCAGATCGGAGGGGGACTTTGTCGTTATTCCACGGATCATCATTGGATGGTTCCGCATTTCGAAAAGATGCTCTATGATAATTCTCTCTTTCTGGAAACTCTCGTGGAATGTTCCCAGGTTTCTAAAAAAATTTCTGCCAAATCCTTTGCGCTCGATGTGATTTCCTATCTGCATCGGGATATGAGAATTGTCGGCGGGGGAATTTGCAGCGCGGAGGATGCGGATTCCGAAGGAGAAGAAGGTCTTTTTTATATCTGGGATTTCGAAGAATTTCGGGAAGTCTGCGGGGAAGATTCTCAGATTTTGGAAAAATTTTGGAACGTAACAAAAAAAGGAAACTTCGAAGGAAAGAATATTCTGCATGAGAGTTATCGTAGCGAAGCTACAAAATTTTCCGAAGAAGAATGGAAACGGATCGATTCTGTTTTGGAAAGAGGTAGAGCCAAACTTCTGGAAAGAAGAAGCAAAAGAGTTCGTCCTCTGAGAGACGATAAAATTCTCACTTCTTGGAACGGTCTTTATATCAAAGCTCTTGCAAAGGCGGGTGTTGCGTTTCAAAGGGAAGACTTTTTGAAACTCGCGGAGGAGACGTATTCTTTTATAGAAAAAAATCTGATCGATCCGAACGGAAGGATTTTACGTCGATTCAGGGACGGAGAATCTGGTATATTAGGATATAGTAATGATTACGCGGAGATGATCTCCTCTTCGATCGCTTTGTTCGAAGCTGGATGCGGAATTCGTTATTTGAAAAACGCGGTTCTTTGGATGGAAGATGCGATTCGTTTGTTCCGTTCCCCGGCGGGTGTGTTCTTCGATACAGGAAACGACGGCGAGGTACTTTTGCGAAGGAGTGTGGACGGTTATGACGGTGTGGAACCTTCCGCGAACAGTTCTCTTGCTTATTCTTTGGTGAAATTGTCCTTGTTGGGAATTGATTCGGCTCGTTATGGGGAATTCGCTGAATCGATCTTTTTGTATTTTACGAAAGAATTATCTATCAATTCTCTCAGTTATCCGCATTTGCTTTCGGCTTACTGGACTTACAGACGTCATTCCAAAGAAATCGTTTTGATTCGCAAGGATACGGATTTCGGGAAGGATCTTTTGGCCGCGATTCAAACCAGATTTCTACCGGATTCTGTTTTGGCCGTCGTGAACGAGAATGAGTTGGAAGAAGCGAGAAAACTTTCTACTTTGTTTGACTCAAGAGACAGCGGAGGAAACGCACTTGTTTATGTTTGTGAGAATTTTTCCTGTAAACTTCCGGTGAGTAATCTCGCGGATCTGAAAAAGTGGATCGAATGA
- a CDS encoding NUDIX hydrolase, producing MKPFYPEEYDPHSNLWSKRDRRDLIATPIFNLVSWHTTSPDEKISKDFFHLESSDWVNVIAITPEDKILLIDQYRHGIHRFSLEIPGGIAEKKTLLESAQAELVEETGYVSQDWEYLGKVTGNPAILNNWCHTFIARNVRKLYDQDLDDSEQIEIFETPIRNIPRLIADNILHHGMMVAALGMYFIKNPIQN from the coding sequence ATGAAACCTTTTTATCCGGAAGAATACGATCCTCATTCGAATCTTTGGTCCAAAAGGGATCGAAGAGATCTTATCGCCACACCTATTTTCAACCTTGTATCCTGGCATACCACCTCTCCCGACGAAAAAATTTCCAAAGACTTTTTTCATTTGGAATCCTCGGATTGGGTGAACGTAATAGCAATCACTCCGGAAGACAAAATTCTTCTTATCGATCAATACAGACACGGAATCCATCGTTTCAGTCTGGAGATTCCCGGAGGAATCGCAGAAAAAAAAACTCTTCTCGAATCCGCGCAAGCCGAACTCGTGGAGGAAACGGGCTATGTGTCGCAAGACTGGGAGTATCTAGGCAAGGTCACGGGAAATCCCGCGATCCTAAACAACTGGTGTCATACTTTCATTGCCAGAAACGTTCGCAAGCTTTACGACCAGGATCTGGACGACAGCGAACAAATTGAAATTTTTGAAACCCCCATCCGAAACATTCCCCGATTGATCGCCGATAACATTCTGCATCACGGAATGATGGTCGCCGCTCTCGGAATGTATTTTATCAAAAACCCAATCCAGAATTAA
- a CDS encoding tetratricopeptide repeat protein, with amino-acid sequence MKFNTKVITLATVSLLLSVCTSGQKFVDSDSSQESAIRSKIQGIDFQLSSSPLDEKKRSSLLMEKAKLLLQIEAYKEATVVLKEIQNSKEGKDVEHLDHYLGTAYLGINDTENAIVHFRKSESVDKNYESTVRKKMYAKALYQEEKYGLALGILGRASREKDFEKDILFYETVANSFMRIKEFKRCQMVLEEGLQKFPESPVLKEIQDQLSQVLPR; translated from the coding sequence ATGAAGTTCAATACAAAAGTAATTACTTTAGCGACGGTGTCCCTTCTTTTATCTGTCTGCACAAGCGGTCAGAAATTCGTGGATTCCGATTCTTCTCAGGAATCCGCAATTCGTTCTAAAATTCAAGGAATCGATTTTCAGCTTTCCTCTTCTCCTTTGGATGAGAAAAAACGCTCGTCCTTACTCATGGAAAAAGCGAAATTACTGCTTCAAATCGAAGCTTATAAGGAAGCGACCGTCGTTTTAAAGGAAATCCAAAATTCTAAAGAAGGAAAAGACGTAGAGCATTTGGATCATTACTTGGGGACTGCATATCTGGGAATCAACGATACCGAAAACGCGATCGTTCATTTTAGAAAGTCTGAGTCCGTCGATAAAAATTACGAATCCACAGTTCGTAAGAAGATGTACGCAAAGGCTCTTTATCAAGAGGAGAAATATGGTCTCGCACTTGGTATTTTAGGACGCGCCTCTAGAGAGAAAGACTTTGAAAAGGATATTCTATTTTATGAAACTGTTGCCAACAGTTTTATGCGAATTAAGGAATTCAAAAGATGTCAGATGGTTCTGGAGGAGGGACTTCAGAAATTTCCGGAAAGTCCGGTTCTGAAAGAAATCCAAGACCAACTTTCTCAGGTTCTTCCAAGATAA